One segment of Clostridium ljungdahlii DSM 13528 DNA contains the following:
- a CDS encoding ATP-binding protein, with the protein MFKKNITFKLTLGFLTIVIVSTLLIGIIALNVFKNNIYEIKRNNMKKHALEISNTIRPYMSQSTKEKSFVNIINLIDSIDNAKLWILDSNKNIISASNNKDTALTYINDADVKKTYNSITKKVFTGSETYGEIYNPYYKEYMMTTAVPIKNSSSTVIGAVILNSSLYDLSNSMNKFFIYIVLTLIGEICLAGFMGYYFSKNISKPLKKINSSALELARGHYGIKTNIYHKDEIGELSNSFDLLSLKLQYTIGKLFEEKTKLSNVLTSMSEGILSLDTNFHIININHSTLELLSLKNIESDTKVNEILLNLNIIEEFNFTISNDTKKSTVKEYLNKVLNFSISPIKNNLNQVIGGVILIQDVSEKEKLEQMRKDFISNVSHEFRTPLTVIKGNLESIVDGITQPECIQDTCITLLNETNRLERMVKDLLNLSKLESGKLEIDFNELDINMLVNDTIRSIKPLIDAKSIDLQLSLQNNLPPLFSDYDKLKQLLIIFLDNGIKFSQNKGKLKISSCSDNENICITIEDNGIGIPEDEIQYLGEKFFKADKSRTSNAGGTGLGLSIAKRLVKVLNGHFSIESELTKGTRITISFPAKSKNEVKL; encoded by the coding sequence ATGTTTAAAAAAAATATTACTTTTAAGCTTACCCTTGGCTTTTTAACAATTGTTATCGTTTCAACTCTTTTAATTGGAATTATTGCATTAAATGTATTTAAAAACAATATCTATGAAATCAAAAGAAATAATATGAAAAAACATGCTTTAGAAATTTCAAATACTATTAGGCCTTATATGTCTCAAAGCACTAAAGAAAAAAGTTTTGTAAATATTATAAATTTAATAGACTCCATTGATAACGCAAAACTTTGGATACTAGATTCCAATAAAAATATTATAAGTGCGTCAAATAATAAAGATACTGCTCTCACTTACATTAACGATGCAGATGTAAAAAAAACATACAATTCTATTACTAAAAAAGTATTCACTGGTTCAGAAACATACGGTGAGATATACAACCCTTACTATAAAGAATACATGATGACTACAGCAGTTCCAATAAAAAATAGCAGCAGCACTGTAATAGGTGCAGTAATTCTTAATTCTTCTTTATATGATTTATCAAATTCTATGAACAAATTTTTTATATATATAGTTTTAACTCTTATAGGCGAAATATGCCTTGCTGGATTTATGGGATATTATTTTTCCAAAAATATATCTAAACCATTAAAAAAAATAAATTCATCTGCACTTGAACTGGCAAGAGGTCACTATGGAATAAAGACAAATATATATCATAAAGATGAAATTGGAGAATTATCAAATTCATTTGATTTATTATCTCTAAAACTTCAGTACACCATAGGCAAACTTTTTGAAGAAAAAACTAAGTTAAGTAATGTACTAACAAGTATGAGCGAGGGTATTTTATCTCTAGATACAAATTTTCATATTATAAATATTAATCACTCTACCTTAGAACTGCTGTCTTTAAAGAACATTGAATCAGACACAAAAGTTAATGAAATATTACTAAATTTAAATATAATTGAAGAGTTTAATTTTACTATATCAAATGATACTAAAAAATCTACAGTAAAAGAATATCTAAATAAAGTATTAAATTTCTCTATATCTCCTATAAAAAATAATTTAAATCAAGTTATAGGTGGTGTAATTCTTATTCAAGATGTAAGTGAAAAAGAAAAACTTGAACAAATGCGAAAAGACTTTATTTCAAATGTTTCACATGAATTTAGAACTCCTTTAACAGTCATAAAAGGCAACTTAGAATCTATTGTAGATGGAATAACTCAACCAGAATGTATACAAGATACCTGTATTACACTCCTAAATGAAACTAACAGGCTTGAAAGAATGGTTAAAGATTTGCTTAATTTAAGCAAATTAGAATCCGGTAAATTAGAGATTGATTTTAATGAACTAGATATCAATATGCTAGTTAATGACACCATACGAAGTATTAAGCCCCTAATAGATGCTAAATCCATAGATTTGCAGCTATCTTTACAGAATAATTTACCACCATTATTTAGTGACTATGACAAGTTGAAGCAATTACTCATAATATTTTTAGATAATGGAATTAAATTTTCACAAAATAAAGGTAAGTTAAAGATATCCTCATGTTCTGATAATGAAAATATTTGTATAACTATTGAAGACAATGGAATTGGTATACCCGAAGATGAAATTCAGTATTTAGGTGAAAAATTTTTCAAAGCTGACAAATCAAGAACTTCAAACGCTGGTGGAACTGGACTTGGACTTTCAATTGCAAAAAGATTAGTAAAAGTTTTAAATGGACATTTTTCTATAGAAAGTGAACTTACAAAAGGAACAAGAATAACTATTTCTTTTCCAGCAAAGTCTAAAAATGAGGTGAAATTATGA
- a CDS encoding SHOCT domain-containing protein, with product MMRHGYHMGLGFYGSYILIFLLLIISVLIFLVLKSKPSLNSFIIRLLDILKEEYASGALTADEFIERKSIIEDIKYSNSYTPILIERYAKCEITTKEFLNIKNEIESNNYNASICEELAKGKLSYDKFKLKISGGQMNEKQ from the coding sequence ATGATGAGACATGGATATCATATGGGACTAGGGTTTTATGGTTCTTATATTTTAATATTTCTTCTATTAATTATTTCAGTCTTAATATTTTTAGTATTAAAAAGTAAGCCTTCTTTAAATTCCTTTATAATAAGGCTTCTAGATATACTTAAAGAAGAATATGCTTCTGGTGCCCTTACTGCCGATGAATTTATAGAAAGGAAATCTATTATTGAAGATATTAAATATTCAAATTCTTATACCCCTATACTTATTGAAAGATATGCAAAATGTGAAATAACTACAAAAGAATTTTTAAATATCAAAAATGAAATTGAAAGTAATAATTATAATGCTTCTATATGTGAAGAACTTGCAAAGGGGAAACTTTCCTATGATAAATTTAAATTAAAAATATCAGGAGGACAAATGAATGAAAAGCAATAA
- a CDS encoding 4Fe-4S binding protein: MKSNKLLKSLRYFLLAVFLILITIEAYLHQLLGGSKSPSIHALCPYGALESLYSLIFGGTFIQKIFSGTLILLIITLLIALIFRKSFCGLICPFGALQEFFGIIGKKIFKTRLTVPSNIDKPLRYLKYIVLAITLYFAWKTAGLWMNPYDPWAAYGHISEGISSLTGEYLIAFIILIVTIIGSLLYDRFFCKYLCPMGAFYGIISRISPAKIVRNNDTCINCGLCSKNCPVNIKVSELKEIKSAECINCQTCILSCPEKNALEFKIKNKSVKPVFILSFVILLFFGGIGITKLTGIYQDTPPKISLETTTASGTKTSEIKINPEEIKGYMTLQEVSEAFKVDLNELYKKLNIPNSIPKDTKLKDIKNFIADFKVEKAREALK; this comes from the coding sequence ATGAAAAGCAATAAATTATTAAAAAGCTTACGCTACTTTTTACTTGCAGTGTTCTTGATACTTATTACAATTGAAGCTTACCTCCATCAACTGCTTGGAGGCAGCAAATCACCATCTATACATGCACTGTGTCCCTATGGAGCCTTAGAATCACTTTACAGCTTGATCTTTGGCGGAACATTTATACAAAAAATATTTTCAGGTACACTTATTCTCCTTATCATAACATTATTAATCGCACTGATCTTCAGGAAAAGCTTTTGTGGGCTTATATGTCCTTTTGGTGCTCTTCAAGAGTTCTTTGGGATTATAGGCAAAAAAATATTTAAAACGAGACTTACTGTACCATCAAATATAGACAAGCCTTTAAGATACCTTAAGTACATTGTCCTTGCAATAACACTATATTTCGCATGGAAAACTGCTGGTTTGTGGATGAATCCCTATGACCCCTGGGCAGCATATGGGCATATATCTGAAGGCATATCTTCCCTTACTGGCGAATACCTAATTGCTTTTATTATACTAATAGTCACTATAATTGGCTCTTTATTATATGACAGATTCTTTTGTAAATACCTTTGTCCTATGGGTGCATTTTACGGCATAATTTCAAGAATAAGTCCAGCAAAAATAGTAAGAAATAATGATACCTGTATTAATTGTGGTCTATGCAGCAAAAATTGTCCTGTTAATATTAAAGTTTCTGAGCTTAAAGAAATTAAATCTGCTGAATGTATTAATTGTCAAACTTGTATACTATCTTGTCCTGAAAAAAATGCCTTAGAATTTAAAATTAAAAATAAATCCGTTAAACCAGTATTTATTTTAAGCTTTGTAATTTTATTGTTCTTTGGAGGAATAGGCATTACTAAACTTACAGGAATATACCAGGATACGCCTCCTAAAATATCTCTTGAAACTACAACTGCCTCTGGCACTAAAACTTCTGAAATTAAAATAAATCCTGAAGAAATAAAAGGTTATATGACTTTGCAAGAAGTATCTGAAGCATTTAAAGTTGATTTAAACGAATTGTATAAAAAACTTAATATACCTAATTCCATTCCAAAGGATACAAAATTAAAAGACATTAAAAACTTTATTGCCGATTTTAAAGTGGAAAAAGCTAGAGAAGCACTGAAGTAA
- a CDS encoding M24 family metallopeptidase — protein MKVNRLNKVLGKMKSQNVPQLIVSDPASIFYLTGKWIHPGERLLVLYLNINGDKKLFINELFTLEEDIGVEKIWYKDTDDAVEIISKYTDKNSPIGIDKNWPARFLLRLMELKASSNFVNGSEIIDRIRMCKDNDERSLMREASRLNDEAIDKLIKLIPEGYTEKKMGKALENIYESLGAEGFSFDPIVAYGINAADPHHETDNSILKEGEAVTIDIGCVKDSYCSDMTRTVFYKYVPENSKNVYNIVLEANKRGIEAVKPGVRFCDIDKAARDYIDGKGYGKYFTHRTGHSIGIECHDLGDVSSANSDKVQPGMIFSIEPGIYIPGEIGVRIEDLVLVTEDGCEVLNKYSKDIIVVE, from the coding sequence ATGAAAGTAAATAGACTAAACAAAGTATTGGGAAAAATGAAATCTCAAAATGTACCGCAGCTTATTGTATCAGATCCAGCATCCATATTTTATTTAACTGGAAAGTGGATACATCCAGGGGAAAGATTACTTGTACTTTATTTAAATATAAATGGGGATAAGAAGCTGTTTATAAATGAGTTATTTACTTTAGAAGAAGATATAGGGGTAGAGAAAATTTGGTATAAGGATACAGATGATGCTGTGGAAATAATCTCAAAATATACGGACAAAAATTCACCTATAGGTATAGACAAGAATTGGCCGGCCAGATTTCTTTTGAGATTAATGGAATTGAAAGCTAGCAGCAATTTTGTAAATGGTTCTGAAATAATTGATAGAATAAGAATGTGTAAAGATAATGATGAAAGAAGTTTAATGAGAGAAGCATCCAGGCTTAATGATGAGGCTATAGACAAGTTAATAAAACTGATTCCTGAAGGTTATACGGAAAAGAAGATGGGAAAAGCTTTAGAAAATATATATGAAAGTTTAGGAGCAGAAGGTTTTTCTTTTGATCCTATTGTGGCTTATGGAATAAATGCAGCTGACCCTCATCATGAGACAGATAATTCTATACTTAAAGAAGGAGAAGCTGTAACTATAGACATTGGATGTGTTAAAGATTCCTATTGTTCTGACATGACGAGAACTGTATTTTATAAATATGTTCCTGAAAATAGTAAGAATGTATATAATATAGTTTTAGAAGCTAATAAAAGGGGAATTGAAGCAGTTAAACCTGGGGTAAGATTTTGCGATATAGATAAAGCTGCAAGAGATTATATAGATGGGAAAGGTTATGGTAAGTACTTTACACATAGAACGGGGCACTCTATAGGAATAGAATGTCATGATTTAGGTGATGTTTCTTCTGCAAATAGCGATAAGGTACAACCTGGTATGATATTTTCAATTGAACCGGGTATCTACATACCAGGTGAGATAGGAGTTAGAATAGAGGATTTAGTACTTGTTACGGAAGATGGCTGTGAAGTTTTAAATAAATACAGCAAAGATATTATAGTGGTTGAGTAA
- a CDS encoding GDSL-type esterase/lipase family protein produces MSIVCIGDSITFGFRVRKTESWVSVLSKEIKENIINKGIPGNTTGEMKERFEKDVVEFKPSKVLIMGGTNDVFLKTSINDILKNIDMMVEICEKNKFVPIILTPLPVKDDIVEKTWFKDRDYKEVNDYLGKLRELLVEYGKKKNIEVIDVGTILAENGKMKEHFLDDGIHVSKEIHNEIAKIIVNSNIVQYS; encoded by the coding sequence ATGAGTATTGTATGTATTGGAGACAGCATAACTTTTGGTTTTAGAGTTCGTAAAACAGAGAGTTGGGTTAGTGTGTTATCTAAGGAAATAAAAGAAAACATTATTAATAAAGGTATACCAGGTAATACAACAGGCGAAATGAAAGAAAGATTTGAAAAAGATGTTGTTGAGTTTAAACCATCGAAAGTTCTAATTATGGGGGGAACAAATGATGTATTTTTAAAGACAAGTATTAATGATATTTTAAAAAACATAGATATGATGGTTGAGATATGTGAAAAAAATAAATTTGTTCCTATAATTTTAACACCACTGCCGGTTAAAGATGATATTGTAGAAAAGACATGGTTTAAAGATAGGGATTATAAAGAGGTTAATGACTATTTAGGCAAATTGCGGGAACTGTTAGTTGAATATGGCAAAAAGAAAAATATTGAAGTTATAGATGTAGGAACTATTTTAGCTGAAAATGGGAAAATGAAAGAACATTTCTTAGATGATGGAATACATGTGTCAAAAGAGATTCATAATGAAATAGCTAAAATAATAGTTAATTCAAATATAGTACAGTATAGTTAA
- the trmB gene encoding tRNA (guanosine(46)-N7)-methyltransferase TrmB has product MRLRKKWWARPEMEASSLTITEPQKYKGKWKEEFKNQNDIYLELGCGRGKFLYTQALNNTNINYIGIDLKDEVLIYALKKLQEAEVTNARIMPMNIAQIEEVFDKDEISRIYINFCNPWPKRRQKKRRLTHTVFLNRYRKFLKLGSEIWFKTDDRELFEESQEYFKENDFEIKYLTYDLHSSDFAENVVTEYEEKFTSLGMKTMFLIAKML; this is encoded by the coding sequence ATGAGACTTAGAAAAAAATGGTGGGCTAGACCTGAAATGGAGGCTAGTTCTTTAACTATAACAGAACCACAAAAGTATAAGGGAAAATGGAAAGAAGAGTTTAAAAATCAGAATGATATATATTTGGAGTTAGGCTGCGGAAGGGGAAAATTCTTGTATACTCAGGCGTTAAACAATACTAATATAAATTATATAGGTATTGATTTAAAAGATGAAGTTTTAATATATGCACTTAAAAAGCTTCAAGAAGCTGAGGTTACAAATGCCAGGATAATGCCTATGAACATAGCTCAAATTGAGGAAGTTTTTGATAAAGACGAGATAAGCAGGATATATATAAATTTTTGTAATCCATGGCCTAAGAGAAGACAAAAGAAAAGAAGACTTACCCATACTGTATTTCTAAACAGGTATAGAAAGTTTTTAAAACTAGGTAGTGAAATATGGTTTAAAACAGATGACAGGGAACTTTTTGAAGAATCTCAGGAATATTTCAAGGAAAATGATTTTGAGATAAAGTACCTTACTTATGATCTTCACAGTAGTGATTTTGCTGAAAATGTAGTTACAGAATATGAGGAAAAATTCACTTCCCTTGGAATGAAAACTATGTTTTTAATAGCAAAAATGTTGTAA
- a CDS encoding site-2 protease family protein produces MILDKILIIPGILIGLTFHEFAHAFVADRLGDKTAKFQGRLTLNPFAHIDIIGFIMILLVGFGWAKPVEINPNAFKNRNKDDLKVSAAGPLANLITAFLAALLTVFLYKFIFSSSNYNLVSNIVVKIVLYVVNINCMLFVFNLIPIPGLDGFHILRDLFPSFYYNISDTLYRYQLIILLIFVATPIANYVVGIPSMAIYSKLMAIANSIIR; encoded by the coding sequence ATGATATTGGATAAGATACTTATTATACCAGGAATACTTATAGGGCTTACATTCCATGAATTTGCTCACGCCTTTGTGGCAGATAGATTAGGAGATAAAACAGCTAAATTTCAAGGAAGACTTACTTTAAATCCATTTGCACATATAGATATTATAGGTTTTATAATGATATTACTTGTAGGGTTTGGATGGGCAAAGCCTGTTGAGATCAATCCAAATGCCTTTAAAAATAGAAATAAAGATGATTTAAAAGTTTCTGCGGCAGGTCCTTTGGCTAATTTAATAACAGCATTTTTAGCTGCACTCTTGACAGTGTTTTTATATAAATTTATCTTTTCATCTAGTAATTATAATTTAGTTTCAAATATAGTAGTTAAAATTGTATTGTATGTAGTAAATATAAATTGTATGTTGTTTGTGTTCAATTTAATACCTATACCTGGATTAGATGGATTTCATATACTAAGGGATTTGTTTCCTTCCTTTTACTATAATATATCAGATACTTTATATAGGTATCAGCTTATTATACTTCTTATATTTGTAGCTACACCAATTGCAAACTATGTAGTAGGTATTCCGTCAATGGCCATATACTCTAAACTTATGGCCATTGCCAATAGTATAATCAGATAA
- a CDS encoding phosphodiester glycosidase family protein codes for MKKGKIEGKKKRPVWKLILYFILFEFIFTGMTAPFLVFYGPFENVKKTVVGAAMTTLSHQYIAKIFLSDSEIQKILSEDKPKNIEKDNSPLKFENKHDSSIEREEISDGRKFKGYMLIIHDPTRVKVGYSKKLGVAGELTSQIAKDHNAVAAINGGAFTDSSSSDSDNKWTGTGGKPTGILMSDGQIVANDITDPDDKSKSVMALTNKGELIVGHHSLNELKERNVTEAISFEPALVVGGEGMISGDGGWGIAPRTAIGQRSDGAILLLVIDGRQAKSIGASLKDVQNIMLQYGAVNATNLDGGSSSTMYYEGDVINNTCDPLGERSVPSAIYVKP; via the coding sequence ATGAAGAAGGGGAAAATTGAAGGCAAAAAGAAACGGCCAGTTTGGAAACTCATACTGTATTTCATATTATTTGAGTTTATATTTACTGGAATGACTGCTCCATTTTTAGTATTTTACGGTCCTTTTGAAAATGTAAAGAAAACAGTAGTAGGCGCAGCCATGACTACTTTAAGTCATCAGTACATAGCAAAAATATTTTTATCAGATAGTGAAATACAAAAAATACTAAGTGAAGACAAACCTAAAAATATAGAAAAAGATAATTCACCTTTAAAATTTGAAAATAAGCATGATAGTAGTATAGAAAGAGAAGAAATAAGTGATGGAAGAAAATTTAAAGGTTATATGCTTATAATACACGATCCTACTAGAGTTAAAGTAGGATACAGTAAAAAATTAGGGGTAGCTGGAGAACTTACAAGTCAAATAGCAAAAGATCATAATGCTGTAGCTGCTATAAATGGAGGAGCTTTTACAGACAGTTCTTCTAGTGATAGTGACAATAAGTGGACGGGTACAGGAGGGAAACCTACAGGTATACTTATGAGTGATGGCCAGATTGTTGCTAATGATATAACTGATCCTGATGATAAATCAAAAAGTGTAATGGCACTTACAAATAAAGGAGAGCTTATAGTAGGACATCACAGCTTAAATGAACTGAAAGAGAGAAATGTTACAGAAGCCATATCTTTTGAGCCTGCCTTAGTAGTGGGTGGAGAAGGAATGATATCCGGTGATGGTGGCTGGGGAATAGCTCCTAGAACTGCGATAGGACAAAGGTCAGATGGTGCTATTTTATTGCTAGTTATAGACGGACGACAAGCTAAAAGTATTGGTGCTTCCTTGAAGGATGTTCAAAATATAATGCTTCAATATGGCGCAGTAAATGCTACAAATTTAGATGGAGGGTCTTCTTCAACTATGTACTATGAGGGAGATGTAATAAACAACACTTGTGATCCCTTAGGTGAGAGATCAGTGCCATCAGCTATTTACGTAAAACCATAG
- a CDS encoding PhoH family protein, with protein MKKTYVLDTNVILYSPGAILTFDDGDVVIPEVVLEELDGFKKNKNDLGANARYAARLIDDFRKSGKLNQGVDLPGGGKLRVEMNHYDVQMPPAWDKSKPDNRIIQVCKGLKESGENVCLITKDIFERIKADIINIEVEDFYEKVVPEDESQYTGRIDVYASEKDITEFYSNKYMKVDKITCYNEDNAEYFDPPLYVNEFIIIHCLSNPKQTALGRFDGKEIVSLCFKDSTPLGIVPRNVGQKFMLEALLTNAEKAPIVIIKGPAGTAKTLFSLAVGLHSIMEEDKGKYRKMLVCRPNVTMDEDIGFLPGTEQEKISPFMRPILDNLEILVDSDEKERYKNEKELADKIRELFDRGIITTEAVGYLRGRSIVKNWLVIDEAQNLTPKQVKAIITRVGSGTKLLLVGDPEQIDQAFLDSRSNGLCYASEKMKGSKLCYQITLKHDECERSPLAYEASKRL; from the coding sequence TTGAAAAAAACTTATGTTTTAGACACCAATGTTATTTTGTATTCACCAGGGGCTATATTGACTTTTGATGATGGAGATGTGGTTATACCTGAAGTAGTACTGGAAGAGCTAGATGGATTTAAAAAGAATAAAAATGATCTTGGTGCCAATGCTAGGTATGCAGCTAGGCTTATAGATGACTTTAGGAAAAGCGGTAAGCTTAACCAAGGAGTGGACTTGCCAGGTGGTGGAAAGTTAAGGGTTGAAATGAACCACTATGATGTACAGATGCCCCCGGCTTGGGACAAAAGCAAACCGGATAACAGAATAATACAGGTGTGTAAAGGCCTTAAAGAAAGTGGTGAAAATGTATGTTTGATAACAAAGGACATATTTGAAAGAATTAAGGCTGATATAATAAATATAGAGGTAGAAGATTTCTATGAAAAAGTTGTTCCCGAAGATGAAAGTCAGTATACAGGAAGGATAGATGTATATGCTTCTGAAAAGGATATAACAGAATTTTATAGTAACAAATATATGAAAGTTGATAAAATAACTTGTTATAATGAGGACAATGCAGAATACTTTGATCCACCTCTTTATGTAAACGAGTTTATTATAATACATTGTTTAAGTAATCCTAAACAGACTGCCCTTGGAAGATTTGACGGTAAAGAAATAGTTTCACTTTGTTTTAAGGATAGTACACCTCTTGGAATAGTTCCAAGAAATGTGGGACAGAAATTTATGTTGGAGGCACTTTTAACAAATGCAGAAAAGGCTCCAATTGTGATAATAAAAGGTCCTGCAGGAACGGCAAAAACTTTATTTTCACTGGCAGTAGGTCTCCATAGTATAATGGAAGAAGATAAAGGAAAATATAGAAAGATGCTGGTATGCAGACCTAATGTTACCATGGATGAAGATATAGGATTTCTTCCAGGTACAGAACAGGAAAAGATATCGCCTTTTATGAGACCGATATTAGATAATCTAGAAATATTAGTGGATTCCGATGAAAAAGAAAGATATAAAAACGAAAAGGAATTAGCTGATAAAATAAGAGAATTATTTGACAGGGGAATTATAACTACAGAGGCGGTAGGTTATTTAAGAGGAAGATCTATTGTAAAAAACTGGCTTGTAATTGACGAAGCCCAGAATCTAACTCCAAAACAGGTAAAAGCAATTATAACGAGAGTTGGATCGGGTACAAAACTACTTTTAGTAGGGGATCCAGAGCAAATAGATCAAGCTTTTTTAGATTCAAGATCGAATGGGTTGTGTTATGCTTCAGAAAAGATGAAAGGAAGCAAGTTATGTTATCAAATAACTTTGAAACATGATGAATGTGAGAGGTCTCCTCTTGCATATGAAGCCTCAAAGAGACTGTAA
- a CDS encoding alpha/beta-type small acid-soluble spore protein: MTNSNNPVVPQAKAALDQFKMESAKEVGVNLKNGYNGDLTSREAGSVGGNMVKKMIEAYEQNLK, encoded by the coding sequence ATGACAAACAGTAATAATCCAGTAGTTCCACAAGCTAAAGCAGCATTAGATCAATTCAAAATGGAGTCAGCTAAAGAAGTTGGAGTAAATTTAAAGAATGGTTATAATGGAGACTTAACTTCAAGAGAAGCAGGCTCTGTAGGTGGAAATATGGTTAAGAAAATGATTGAGGCTTATGAACAGAATTTAAAGTAA